In Phoenix dactylifera cultivar Barhee BC4 chromosome 11, palm_55x_up_171113_PBpolish2nd_filt_p, whole genome shotgun sequence, the following are encoded in one genomic region:
- the LOC103720761 gene encoding trihelix transcription factor ASIL2 — MDDTQDDARYPPNHPYPSIRRRPFSSSSSSHQSKISAAQNPSFPRPIGRRYADEDDEDEHDEIDEAVDEDDDDEEEEDDGGRYRQIRDDDDDDDDEDSSESRGKRRRLDRFALGFEFAPRVPRPAAAPPAGKIPAKSSPADWSEESTLVLLDAWGDRYVQNGRKSLRSDEWIEVAKKVSQSSRTSRSDAQCRNRLDTLKKKYKKEKVRLSEHASASSKWVYFKKMDELMSSPSPPAAGTRQQQPPKLPCGVDAGEYVFASSSVYLNRSNGNDEMRDSPGDTGSEDAVDEENDDESDGLPPTREKVSMRSSDSSFRMLADSIHKFGEIYEKMENSKRQQMAELERMRKEFQRDLEVHKRQILERAQAEIAKIREEEGEEEEDERSEDDEDGDDEIDVSAENLSG, encoded by the coding sequence atggaCGACACCCAGGACGACGCGAGGTATCCCCCCAATCATCCCTACCCTTCGATTCGCCGCCGCccgttctcctcctcctcctcctcccatcAATCCAAGATCTCCGCTGCCCAGAACCCCTCCTTCCCCCGGCCGATCGGCCGTCGCTATGCGGACGAGGACGACGAAGACGAGCACGATGAGATAGATGAAGCCGTGGACGAAGACGATGAcgatgaggaggaggaagacgacGGCGGAAGATATCGCCAGATCcgggacgacgacgacgacgacgacgatgagGATTCGTCGGAGAGCCGCGGGAAGCGGAGGAGGCTGGACAGGTTCGCCCTAGGGTTCGAATTCGCCCCCCGCGTGCCCCGGCCGGCTGCTGCGCCGCCGGCGGGCAAGATTCCCGCGAAAAGCTCCCCCGCCGATTGGTCGGAGGAGTCGACCTTGGTGCTCCTCGACGCCTGGGGCGATCGCTACGTCCAGAACGGCCGGAAGAGCCTCCGGTCCGATGAGTGGATCGAGGTCGCCAAGAAGGTCTCGCAGTCCTCTAGGACCAGCCGATCCGACGCCCAGTGCCGGAACCGGCTCGATACCCTTAAGAAGAAGTACAAGAAAGAGAAGGTGAGGCTGTCGGAGCACGCGAGTGCCAGCAGCAAGTGGGTTTATTTCAAGAAAATGGATGAATTGATGTCATCGCCGTCACCGCCGGCGGCGGGGACTCGGCAGCAGCAACCTCCGAAACTGCCGTGCGGGGTTGATGCGGGGGAGTACGTCTTTGCGAGCTCCAGTGTGTACCTGAACCGCTCGAACGGCAATGATGAGATGAGGGACAGCCCAGGGGATACGGGATCGGAGGATGCTGTGGACGAGGAAAATGATGATGAATCTGATGGGCTTCCGCCGACGAGGGAGAAGGTTTCAATGAGGAGCTCGGATTCTTCGTTCAGAATGCTGGCTGATTCCATTCACAAGTTTGGGGAGATATATGAGAAGATGGAGAACAGCAAGCGGCAGCAGATGGCGGAGCTGGAGAGGATGAGGAAGGAATTCCAGAGGGATTTGGAGGTGCATAAGAGGCAGATTTTGGAGAGGGCACAGGCAGAGATTGCAAAaataagggaggaagagggggaggaggaggaagacgagAGGAGTGAAGATGATGAAGACGGGGATGATGAGATCGATGTTTCTGCCGAGAACTTGAGCGGGTGA
- the LOC103720768 gene encoding probable E3 ubiquitin-protein ligase RZFP34: MEDLVNNLESRVCNMHGSNGQDKQLQTATACNDSPGKKCIPSEEMTDGLDSAATERLEKGLMQYGCPHYRRRCRIRAPCCNEIFDCRHCHNETKNLINVEQKHRHDLPRQEVQQVICSLCSTEQQVRQVCINCGVCMGKYFCETCKFFDDDTSKEQYHCSGCGICRIGGQENFFHCYTCGCCYSIILKNSHPCVEGAMHHDCPVCFEYLFESTNDVSVLPCGHTIHVHCLKEMQQHLQYACPLCSKSVCDMSKVWEKLDIEIAATPMPESYHNKMVRILCNDCGTTSLVQFHVVAQKCLNCKSYNTRQT; the protein is encoded by the exons ATGGAGGATTTGGTCAATAATTTGGAGTCTCGTGTTTGCAACATGCATGGTTCAAACGGGCAAGACAAACAATTGCAGACTGCCACTGCATGCAATGACTCACCTGGTAAAAAATGCATTCCCAGTGAAGAAATGACAGATGGTTTGGACTCTGCCGCTACTGAGAGATTAGAAAAGGGACTCATGCAGTATGG ATGTCCACACTATCGGCGAAGATGCCGCATTCGAGCTCCCTGCTGCAATGAGATTTTTGATTGTCGACACTGCCACAATGAGACAAAG AATTTGATTAATGTTGAACAGAAGCACAGGCACGACCTTCCGCGTCAAGAAGTGCAACAG GTCATATGTTCACTGTGCAGCACTGAACAACAG GTTCGGCAAGTGTGCATCAATTGTGGTGTATGTATGGGGAAATACTTCTGTGAGACTTGCAaattttttgatgatgat ACATCAAAGGAGCAGTACCACTGCAGTGGTTGTGGAATCTGCAG GATTGGTGGGCAGGAAAATTTCTTCCATTGCTATACATGTG GTTGTTGCTATTCGATCATATTAAAGAATAGCCATCCATGTGTGGAAGGAGCAATGCATCATGATTGCCCTGTGTGCTTTGAG TATCTGTTTGAATCGACAAATGATGTCAGTGTCTTGCCATGTGGCCACACCATTCATGTTCACTGTTTGAAGGAAATGCAGCAGCACTTGCA GTATGCGTGTCCCCTCTGCTCCAAATCTGTGTGTGATATGTCGAAAGTATGGGAAAAATTGGACATTGAGATAGCAGCCACTCCAATGCCTGAATCTTACCATAACAAAATG GTCCGCATCCTGTGCAACGACTGTGGAACAACATCACTTGTCCAATTCCATGTAGTTGCTCAAAAATGCCTCAACTGCAAATCTTACAATACTCGCCAGACCTGA